Proteins encoded together in one Pseudanabaena sp. BC1403 window:
- a CDS encoding DUF3593 domain-containing protein, translating to MISKDTLFILSLFPYLGFLWLLTRSQKAPKLALIGFYCTLLFVGVTIPAGIYTKIVYGTSLSNVDWLHGTAESFLTLSNTLVVLGFRQAILRSPKLN from the coding sequence ATGATTTCTAAAGATACTCTTTTTATTCTGTCACTGTTTCCATATTTGGGATTTCTCTGGTTGCTAACGCGATCACAGAAAGCGCCAAAGCTAGCACTGATTGGGTTTTATTGCACCTTGCTATTTGTTGGCGTGACCATTCCTGCGGGAATCTATACCAAAATCGTCTATGGAACTTCGCTCTCCAATGTCGATTGGTTGCACGGTACTGCCGAGTCCTTCTTAACTCTATCAAATACCCTAGTTGTGTTGGGATTTCGTCAAGCGATCTTGCGATCGCCAAAGCTCAATTAA
- a CDS encoding CBS domain-containing protein: MLKASDIMTQEVVLVSGSATVAEAIKLMRLKGVRTLIVDIRSTEDAYGIVTQTDIVYKVVAYGKDPAAMRVYEIMTKPCISVNPDLGVEYVARLFANTGIRIAPVIREGVLGTISLTDILNKGDFLEKPKVVVARKELSRAIEEAKSTCAGTGIASKECAAAWALVEDIEAEMIYQSGAEVPDKTAFQIYCDEHPKIFQVLGTGQLVGNGAAR; the protein is encoded by the coding sequence ATGTTAAAAGCATCTGATATCATGACTCAAGAGGTCGTACTTGTGAGCGGTTCTGCAACCGTTGCCGAGGCGATTAAGCTGATGAGGCTGAAGGGAGTTCGTACATTGATCGTAGACATCCGTTCGACCGAAGATGCCTATGGAATTGTGACGCAAACTGACATAGTCTATAAGGTGGTTGCCTATGGGAAAGATCCAGCCGCCATGCGGGTTTACGAGATCATGACTAAACCCTGTATTTCCGTCAATCCTGATCTAGGGGTGGAGTATGTTGCGCGTTTGTTCGCTAATACTGGTATCCGTATTGCACCTGTAATTCGAGAAGGCGTGCTGGGAACAATTTCTCTAACCGATATCCTGAATAAGGGAGACTTCCTAGAAAAGCCCAAAGTGGTCGTGGCTCGCAAAGAATTGTCCCGTGCGATCGAGGAAGCAAAATCCACTTGTGCTGGCACTGGAATTGCATCGAAGGAATGTGCTGCTGCTTGGGCGTTGGTCGAAGATATTGAAGCAGAAATGATTTATCAGAGCGGTGCAGAAGTCCCTGACAAAACAGCATTCCAGATTTACTGTGATGAACATCCTAAAATTTTCCAAGTTCTTGGTACTGGACAACTAGTTGGTAACGGAGCTGCGCGTTAA
- the bchE gene encoding magnesium-protoporphyrin IX monomethyl ester anaerobic oxidative cyclase — protein sequence MRILMIQPNYHSGGAEIAGNWPSSWVPYVGGALKTAGFTEIRFIDAMCNNIGDVELAIEIKKYQPDVVLCTAITPMIYKSQATLKLVKTVCPEAKAIMGGVHPTYMYREVLSEAPWVDYIIRGEGEEITVNLLRAIANVTDIQERRNILGIAFLEDGKVVATPAHPPIKDLNTLTPDWSLLDWDKYIYTPLNTRVAVPNYSRGCPFRCRFCSQWKFWRKYRSRSPKQFVDEIERLVKNHNVGFFILADEEPTINKSRFVALCNELIDRNLGIHWGINTRVTDILRDEKELPLYHKAGLVHVSLGTEASAQLNLNLFRKETTIADNKRAVQLLRDNGILAEVQFIMGLPNETPETIEETYRMARDWKADMTNWNMYTPWPFAELFQDLQDKVEIRDYSHYNFVTPIIKPDNMSREDVLKGVLRNYARFYSWKFLEYWFEKDSFKRRYLLGCLWAFVKTTLNKRFYNLDRVKQKGLHTEIDFGFDEARILTPEQMALIKKGQVGSADIDFVGTISACGAPNDIALDSYTKEQVVKNDVIQVAVVEADQQTRIDLRVNLRSQAGIEVASEATNGETGLVILESIDVDVAVVDAALPDMNLVKFLRSARRVQENSYVIPSKILILVTPEQSTILCEAIAAGVDGFCLKDSPIEKLAEAVHITHKKGRYEDPAIAPLLENVVPV from the coding sequence ATGCGTATCTTGATGATTCAACCTAACTACCATTCTGGCGGTGCAGAAATTGCAGGAAATTGGCCGTCCAGTTGGGTTCCCTATGTAGGTGGTGCATTAAAGACCGCAGGTTTTACGGAAATCCGCTTTATCGATGCCATGTGTAACAACATTGGTGATGTGGAATTGGCAATCGAGATTAAAAAATATCAGCCCGATGTGGTGCTATGTACTGCGATCACGCCGATGATTTATAAATCACAGGCAACTTTAAAGCTTGTTAAAACTGTTTGTCCAGAAGCGAAAGCAATCATGGGCGGTGTGCATCCTACCTATATGTATCGTGAAGTGTTGAGTGAGGCTCCTTGGGTGGATTACATCATTCGGGGTGAAGGGGAAGAAATTACGGTGAATCTGTTGAGGGCGATCGCGAATGTTACGGATATACAAGAGCGCCGCAATATTTTAGGAATTGCCTTTTTAGAAGATGGCAAAGTTGTCGCTACACCCGCCCATCCACCTATTAAGGATTTGAATACGCTTACTCCTGATTGGAGCTTATTGGATTGGGATAAATATATTTACACGCCTCTGAATACTAGAGTTGCAGTTCCCAATTATTCACGGGGCTGTCCATTTCGTTGTCGGTTCTGCTCGCAGTGGAAGTTTTGGCGTAAATACAGATCGCGATCGCCCAAGCAATTTGTCGATGAAATCGAACGGCTAGTCAAGAATCACAATGTCGGTTTTTTCATTCTTGCTGATGAAGAACCAACGATTAACAAATCAAGGTTTGTTGCCCTCTGCAATGAGTTGATCGATCGCAACTTAGGCATTCACTGGGGTATTAATACGCGAGTTACCGACATTCTGCGCGATGAGAAGGAATTACCGCTTTATCACAAGGCTGGCTTAGTTCATGTATCTCTAGGAACCGAGGCTTCGGCTCAACTGAATCTGAATCTATTCCGTAAAGAAACCACGATCGCCGATAACAAACGGGCGGTGCAATTGCTTCGTGATAATGGCATTCTTGCGGAAGTGCAGTTCATTATGGGGCTGCCAAACGAAACTCCTGAAACCATCGAGGAAACCTATCGTATGGCAAGGGATTGGAAAGCGGACATGACCAATTGGAATATGTACACTCCTTGGCCCTTTGCCGAACTCTTCCAAGATTTGCAAGATAAAGTGGAAATTCGCGACTACTCCCACTACAACTTTGTCACGCCAATTATCAAGCCCGACAATATGAGTCGTGAGGATGTTCTGAAGGGAGTACTTCGCAACTATGCTAGATTCTATTCTTGGAAGTTCCTCGAATATTGGTTTGAGAAAGATTCCTTCAAACGGCGTTATCTCTTGGGCTGTCTCTGGGCATTTGTGAAGACGACGCTCAACAAGCGCTTCTATAATCTCGATCGCGTCAAGCAAAAGGGCTTGCATACGGAAATTGATTTTGGCTTCGATGAGGCTCGCATCTTGACACCCGAACAAATGGCGCTCATTAAAAAAGGACAGGTTGGCTCCGCCGATATTGATTTTGTCGGCACGATTTCCGCCTGTGGTGCGCCCAATGATATCGCCCTTGATTCCTATACCAAAGAGCAGGTCGTCAAGAATGATGTGATTCAAGTGGCGGTAGTGGAAGCCGATCAGCAAACGCGGATCGATCTGCGGGTAAATCTGCGATCGCAAGCGGGTATCGAAGTTGCGAGTGAGGCAACTAATGGCGAAACAGGACTGGTCATTCTCGAATCGATCGATGTGGATGTTGCCGTTGTCGATGCGGCGCTTCCAGACATGAATCTAGTAAAGTTTCTCCGTTCTGCGCGGAGAGTCCAAGAAAATTCCTACGTGATTCCCTCAAAGATTTTGATATTAGTGACTCCCGAACAAAGCACGATCCTATGCGAGGCGATCGCTGCGGGTGTAGATGGCTTCTGTCTCAAGGATTCCCCCATTGAAAAACTCGCAGAAGCAGTACATATCACCCATAAAAAAGGTCGCTATGAAGATCCTGCGATCGCGCCTCTTTTGGAAAATGTTGTTCCTGTTTAA
- a CDS encoding 4Fe-4S binding protein, whose translation MAYKISSDCAACSSCISVCPTGAISIQQGNYWIDPALCNNCEGYAPEPLCVSACSIGASLPLQPKKGRVKSIENPFTVSPSLFANGVSAPFASAIAIWEACNLLAQRQSLAWDLDEKGTLVYERAVSQGKGKIALRLNNIINFSYPRSHIEAQTILASDTLDIRATCMHLIYAAHATTLEKPWEQEFTISDRQIEEYLGLDKRKDLTKSTKLNLIKTLAIQPCWITAQIDWPTQGKVGAFSLPESPLWHLLEIVHHFHEDEEGCKHLVGLTFKVKAGAWSQYFLNKKECHAGRSFYQYSTLPKSLLGAIMSIWQQHEGAARMLLWLLFKTRMGDQQRIMVLTLMRVAYGEDRVNQAVTQREERKRLLRMFESDLEVVNRYGLKPIFDPVSYPVEIQPLWSKLADIPDDAEAALEFWINDGSGNLRLTDIGPRGKWQMLINARILSFDLLADWEHPAELSRKRRKIERSQNQSSRQKNKSSGKKILNSPQSLLSGEQIASLRKDLQISQRTLAEKIGKSQSWIRDVENGRFQAKHNEQQLIRQALKI comes from the coding sequence ATGGCTTATAAAATATCCAGTGATTGTGCTGCCTGTTCTTCTTGTATATCTGTTTGTCCGACGGGAGCAATTTCAATTCAGCAAGGTAATTACTGGATCGATCCAGCTTTATGCAATAACTGTGAAGGATATGCGCCCGAACCTTTATGTGTCAGTGCTTGCAGCATTGGGGCTTCTCTACCACTACAACCCAAAAAAGGCAGAGTGAAATCCATTGAAAATCCCTTTACAGTTAGCCCTAGTTTGTTTGCTAATGGAGTCAGCGCTCCCTTCGCTTCAGCAATCGCCATTTGGGAAGCTTGTAATTTACTGGCTCAACGACAATCCTTAGCTTGGGACTTAGATGAGAAAGGGACTTTGGTATACGAACGAGCGGTCAGTCAGGGCAAAGGCAAAATCGCATTGCGCTTAAACAATATCATCAATTTTAGTTATCCGCGATCGCATATTGAAGCTCAAACGATCCTTGCATCAGACACTCTCGATATCCGTGCTACCTGTATGCACTTAATCTATGCAGCCCATGCCACAACCTTAGAAAAACCTTGGGAGCAAGAATTTACAATTAGCGATCGTCAAATTGAAGAATATCTTGGTTTAGATAAGCGCAAAGATTTGACGAAATCAACGAAGTTAAATCTGATTAAGACTCTCGCCATACAACCATGTTGGATTACAGCCCAAATTGATTGGCCGACACAGGGCAAAGTTGGAGCTTTCTCTTTGCCAGAAAGTCCACTTTGGCATTTATTAGAAATCGTACATCATTTTCATGAAGACGAAGAGGGATGTAAACATCTAGTTGGGCTAACTTTTAAAGTAAAAGCAGGAGCTTGGTCGCAATATTTCTTGAATAAAAAGGAATGCCATGCAGGAAGATCCTTTTATCAATATAGTACCCTGCCAAAGTCTCTGCTAGGGGCAATTATGAGCATTTGGCAACAACATGAAGGAGCGGCGCGGATGTTGCTCTGGTTGCTATTTAAAACCCGCATGGGAGATCAACAACGCATTATGGTGCTGACCCTGATGCGGGTTGCCTATGGCGAAGATCGGGTAAATCAAGCCGTGACTCAAAGGGAAGAAAGGAAACGCTTACTCAGAATGTTTGAGAGTGATTTAGAAGTTGTAAATCGCTATGGACTCAAGCCTATATTCGACCCCGTTAGCTATCCTGTAGAGATTCAACCGCTATGGTCGAAACTGGCGGATATCCCTGATGATGCTGAGGCCGCTCTAGAGTTCTGGATCAATGATGGCAGTGGCAACTTACGGCTCACCGATATTGGCCCACGTGGCAAGTGGCAAATGCTGATCAATGCTCGAATTCTATCCTTTGATTTACTCGCTGATTGGGAACATCCTGCGGAGCTTTCCCGCAAAAGAAGAAAAATTGAGCGATCGCAAAATCAGTCATCTAGACAAAAAAACAAGAGTTCTGGCAAAAAAATCCTAAACTCTCCTCAATCACTACTTTCAGGAGAACAAATTGCTTCGTTACGGAAAGATTTACAAATTAGTCAGCGCACCTTAGCGGAGAAAATTGGGAAGAGTCAAAGTTGGATTCGAGATGTAGAAAACGGTAGATTTCAGGCTAAGCACAATGAACAACAGTTAATCCGCCAAGCGTTGAAAATATAG
- the modA gene encoding molybdate ABC transporter substrate-binding protein encodes MNKKKVITFLSLIVVTLCTIAGCSFLTPTIEQTSKPSTSAVPPVKQENVQLTVSAAASLKEALGEITPLYSKAKSNVAIRNNFGSSGDLQQQIINGAPVDVFISAASKQMDELQKKDLIVADTRRDLLSNRLVLIVPADKSDTSDLKDLTKANVERIAIGDPRSVPVGQYAEQALTKLELLQDVQSKFVLGNNVRQVLQFVESGNAQAGIVYATDAKTSTKVKVVQVIDAKLHKPIVYPIAVLQKSSNQPSAKSYLEFLSSEPAKTIFEKYGFSTL; translated from the coding sequence ATGAACAAAAAAAAAGTCATCACTTTCCTATCTCTGATCGTTGTCACCCTATGCACGATCGCAGGATGTAGCTTCTTAACACCAACAATCGAACAGACAAGTAAACCAAGCACATCAGCAGTTCCTCCAGTCAAACAAGAGAACGTTCAATTAACTGTTTCGGCAGCAGCTAGTCTCAAGGAAGCATTAGGCGAAATTACGCCTTTATATAGCAAAGCAAAATCCAATGTTGCCATTCGCAATAATTTTGGAAGTTCAGGCGATTTGCAACAACAAATTATTAATGGCGCTCCCGTTGATGTCTTTATTTCTGCTGCATCTAAGCAAATGGATGAATTACAGAAAAAAGACTTAATTGTTGCTGATACCCGACGCGATTTATTAAGCAATCGTCTGGTATTAATTGTGCCTGCGGATAAGAGTGATACTAGTGATTTGAAAGACTTAACTAAAGCTAATGTCGAACGAATTGCGATCGGTGATCCTCGCAGCGTTCCCGTAGGTCAATATGCCGAGCAAGCCCTGACGAAACTAGAACTATTGCAAGATGTGCAATCAAAATTTGTCCTAGGAAATAACGTGCGGCAAGTGCTGCAATTTGTCGAGTCGGGCAATGCTCAAGCAGGAATCGTCTATGCAACCGATGCGAAAACTTCCACTAAGGTTAAAGTAGTGCAAGTTATTGATGCTAAACTTCATAAACCGATTGTCTATCCGATCGCAGTTTTACAAAAAAGCTCTAACCAACCGAGCGCCAAATCCTATCTAGAATTTCTATCCAGCGAACCAGCCAAGACTATTTTTGAGAAATATGGATTCAGTACCCTTTGA
- a CDS encoding cupin yields MNSKDWIVTDDGHCESRPASREWDLIREKYYFHEFLTEIINLLRNISNEEDEWNYLPQIRMRVRQLVINSYWLHTQYPEPSPKTGMATRTLYNEIGYPLTVQTATFAPNVSSNIHNHGTWGVVAVLKGQEKHTFWKRVEDPQFPNKIEMVGEKILKAGEIISFTPHAIHQVTAIGNEPAFSFTMYGDPLPRSRFIFDTNKHTAKPF; encoded by the coding sequence ATGAATAGCAAAGATTGGATTGTCACCGATGACGGACATTGCGAATCTCGACCTGCTTCTAGGGAGTGGGACTTAATCAGGGAAAAATATTATTTCCATGAGTTCCTAACCGAGATTATCAATTTGCTGCGGAACATTTCCAATGAGGAAGACGAGTGGAATTATTTACCACAAATTCGGATGCGCGTTAGGCAGTTAGTGATCAACTCCTATTGGTTGCACACTCAATATCCAGAACCTTCTCCAAAAACTGGGATGGCAACGCGGACTTTATACAATGAGATTGGTTATCCGCTCACCGTACAGACCGCAACCTTTGCGCCGAATGTCTCCTCAAATATCCATAATCACGGTACATGGGGAGTGGTAGCAGTCCTCAAGGGGCAGGAAAAACATACTTTCTGGAAGCGCGTTGAAGATCCGCAGTTCCCTAACAAAATCGAGATGGTGGGCGAGAAGATTCTCAAGGCGGGCGAAATCATTAGTTTTACGCCTCATGCAATTCATCAAGTCACCGCCATCGGTAATGAACCCGCCTTTAGCTTCACCATGTATGGCGATCCGCTACCGCGATCGCGTTTCATTTTTGACACGAACAAACACACTGCAAAACCATTTTAG
- the modB gene encoding molybdate ABC transporter permease subunit has translation MDSVPFDFSPFWISLKVATTAIFFTFFLGITAAYRLLEYRGKWKTVLDSIFLAPLVLPPTVVGFLLLQLFGQYGWMGKFLQLFRFNIIFTWYAGVVAAIVVTFPLMYKTAQGAFEQVDENLLRAAKTLGASELRVFWQIALPLAFPGVLAGAMLAFARGLGEFGATLMLAGNIPKQTTTIPLAIYAAVEAGANQEAWLWTGIILSMSFSAIATAHFWSNKREQGREKGKRKKEKVQSNYELRITNYQEGLVVDIEKQLPEFDLQIALHCVDRSIGILGASGTGKSMLLKCIAGMETPSSGRIVINGKVLFDSAKKINLLSRDRNIGFLFQNYALFPHLTVAQNIAFGLPKGLTTLQIKQKVSEQLHSIELQGFGDRYPHQLSGGQQQRVALARALVSQPDILLLDEPFSALDTHLRSQMERELISALSNYSGTTLFVTHNIEEAYRICTNLLILDRGQVMRYGEKSDVLENPSNLETARLTGCKNFSRINLIMSDRVEAIDWECKLQVKDDATSLPTHIGIRAHHIAFLENSAKNDSPNIIPCWLVRTTETPHRMTLYIKLNTPPNHDWDYHLQAEVFKEKWFVLKEYSQPWQVYLDPAQLFLV, from the coding sequence ATGGATTCAGTACCCTTTGATTTCTCTCCATTTTGGATATCCCTAAAGGTGGCAACTACGGCCATCTTTTTTACATTCTTTTTAGGAATTACCGCAGCTTATCGACTTCTTGAATATCGCGGTAAATGGAAAACAGTACTTGATAGTATTTTCCTTGCGCCACTGGTGTTACCGCCCACCGTCGTTGGTTTTCTATTACTGCAATTATTTGGACAATATGGCTGGATGGGAAAGTTTTTACAACTCTTCCGTTTTAATATCATTTTCACTTGGTATGCAGGCGTAGTCGCGGCAATCGTCGTCACTTTCCCCCTAATGTATAAAACTGCTCAAGGTGCATTCGAGCAGGTGGACGAAAATTTGTTGCGAGCCGCGAAAACCCTTGGTGCTTCTGAATTGCGAGTCTTCTGGCAAATAGCCTTGCCTCTTGCCTTCCCTGGAGTTTTAGCAGGAGCGATGCTTGCTTTTGCAAGAGGCTTAGGCGAATTTGGCGCAACCTTGATGCTCGCAGGAAATATCCCCAAGCAAACCACCACGATTCCCCTCGCCATTTATGCTGCCGTAGAAGCAGGCGCAAATCAAGAAGCTTGGCTATGGACGGGGATCATTTTATCGATGTCTTTTTCAGCGATCGCTACTGCACATTTCTGGTCAAACAAAAGAGAGCAGGGGAGGGAAAAAGGAAAAAGGAAAAAGGAAAAAGTTCAATCGAATTACGAATTACGAATTACGAATTATCAAGAGGGTTTGGTAGTCGATATTGAGAAGCAATTACCTGAGTTTGATTTGCAAATTGCTTTGCATTGTGTTGATCGATCAATCGGTATCTTGGGCGCATCGGGTACAGGAAAAAGTATGCTGCTCAAGTGTATTGCGGGGATGGAAACTCCATCAAGTGGGCGGATTGTCATCAATGGTAAGGTTTTATTTGATAGTGCGAAGAAAATAAATTTACTTAGTCGCGATCGCAATATTGGTTTCCTATTTCAAAATTACGCTCTATTTCCGCATCTGACCGTTGCACAAAATATTGCTTTTGGCTTGCCCAAGGGATTAACGACATTACAAATCAAGCAAAAAGTATCTGAACAATTACACAGTATTGAGCTACAGGGATTTGGCGATCGCTATCCGCATCAACTTTCTGGCGGTCAACAGCAACGTGTTGCCCTCGCTAGAGCTTTGGTCAGTCAGCCCGATATTCTCCTGCTTGATGAACCATTCTCGGCACTTGATACACACCTTCGTAGTCAAATGGAACGGGAGCTAATTTCTGCGCTTAGCAATTATTCAGGAACTACTTTATTTGTCACCCATAACATTGAGGAAGCCTATCGTATCTGCACAAATTTGCTGATTTTAGATCGCGGTCAAGTCATGAGATATGGCGAGAAGTCCGATGTTCTCGAAAATCCCTCTAATCTAGAAACAGCAAGGCTGACGGGCTGTAAAAACTTTTCGCGTATTAACCTAATTATGTCTGATCGTGTCGAAGCGATCGATTGGGAATGTAAGCTACAAGTCAAAGATGATGCGACAAGCTTACCAACTCATATAGGAATTCGCGCTCACCATATTGCTTTTTTAGAGAATTCAGCCAAAAATGATTCGCCAAATATAATTCCCTGTTGGTTAGTTCGCACTACAGAAACACCACACCGTATGACTTTATACATTAAGTTAAATACTCCTCCCAACCATGATTGGGACTACCATCTGCAAGCAGAAGTATTTAAAGAGAAATGGTTTGTGCTTAAAGAATATTCTCAACCTTGGCAAGTTTATCTCGATCCTGCACAACTATTTTTGGTCTAA
- a CDS encoding DUF1993 domain-containing protein produces MENQKIKVLQNIFISRLDTLSHLLTVSESYFGEDVESILQRRIAPDMFPFGTQIVFTCNQPRNFALWCLGQPANNLPPDVASLDEARGHISSTKELLASINVTDATLSDVKRIELGQGLYIELSGLSYVDDFLMPNFYFHMTTAYDILRMAEAPIGKRDFMMHLVPFVKHQSN; encoded by the coding sequence ATGGAAAATCAGAAGATCAAAGTACTACAAAATATCTTCATTTCAAGGCTCGATACGTTAAGCCATCTCTTAACAGTATCGGAGAGTTATTTCGGAGAAGATGTGGAGTCTATATTGCAGCGTCGCATAGCGCCCGATATGTTTCCTTTCGGCACACAAATCGTATTTACTTGCAATCAGCCTCGCAACTTTGCATTGTGGTGCTTAGGACAGCCAGCTAACAACTTGCCCCCCGACGTAGCATCTTTAGATGAGGCTCGTGGTCACATTTCATCCACTAAGGAGTTGTTGGCAAGTATCAATGTTACCGATGCTACGCTTTCAGATGTCAAGCGAATCGAACTTGGGCAAGGTCTATACATCGAATTATCTGGACTCTCATATGTAGATGATTTTCTGATGCCAAACTTTTACTTCCATATGACGACTGCGTACGATATCCTGCGTATGGCAGAAGCACCAATAGGTAAGCGCGATTTTATGATGCATTTAGTCCCTTTCGTAAAACATCAAAGCAATTAA
- the fdxB gene encoding ferredoxin III, nif-specific, whose translation MATLTGLTFGGKQWLPNFVQAIDQHKCIGCARCFKACGRGVLGLKGVNDEGEFVDDEDEDEIEKKVMTIANAANCIGCEACSRVCPKNCYTHAPLSLAIA comes from the coding sequence ATGGCAACTCTAACTGGTTTAACTTTTGGTGGTAAGCAATGGCTACCCAACTTTGTTCAAGCGATCGACCAACATAAGTGTATTGGATGCGCTCGATGTTTTAAGGCATGTGGACGTGGAGTTCTCGGACTCAAGGGCGTAAATGATGAAGGCGAATTTGTGGATGATGAAGATGAGGATGAAATCGAGAAGAAGGTAATGACGATCGCTAATGCGGCTAACTGCATTGGCTGTGAAGCTTGTTCGCGAGTTTGTCCAAAGAACTGCTATACCCACGCTCCTTTATCTTTAGCGATCGCCTAG
- a CDS encoding DUF2499 domain-containing protein produces the protein MHALSIPTWIIHILSVTEWIVAIWLVWIYAKVSQNPVWRGFAIAMLPALVSAICVCTWHFYDNDPSLAWLGTIQATMTLLGNCTLMVAAWFLWKQSVQSR, from the coding sequence ATGCACGCACTCTCAATTCCAACTTGGATCATTCATATCCTCAGTGTGACGGAGTGGATTGTGGCAATTTGGTTGGTTTGGATCTATGCCAAGGTCAGTCAAAATCCAGTTTGGCGAGGATTTGCGATCGCCATGTTGCCTGCTCTCGTCAGCGCTATCTGCGTCTGTACTTGGCATTTTTATGACAACGATCCATCTCTGGCTTGGCTAGGCACTATCCAAGCCACTATGACCTTACTCGGCAACTGTACTTTGATGGTGGCGGCATGGTTTTTATGGAAACAATCTGTTCAATCTCGCTAA
- a CDS encoding molybdopterin-binding protein, translated as MKISARNSFKGIVKKITVGAVNAEISIEISSGVEITSIITKSSAEALGLQEGREAYAVVKASDVMLAID; from the coding sequence ATGAAAATTAGCGCTCGTAATTCTTTCAAGGGCATCGTTAAGAAAATTACTGTCGGTGCTGTCAATGCTGAAATTTCGATTGAGATTTCTTCTGGAGTAGAAATTACTTCCATTATCACCAAATCATCTGCTGAAGCACTTGGTTTGCAAGAAGGCAGAGAAGCATATGCTGTGGTTAAGGCTTCAGACGTGATGTTAGCGATCGATTAG
- a CDS encoding trans-aconitate 2-methyltransferase, translating to MIDSSEKSTVDRDWSAYYQAVAGRPPRDTLLKALDLFDLGKYPKSSRFAVDLGCGDGRDTVELLNRGWQVLAIDGNEEAIAKLYDRKDIDTTWLETQVMRFESITLPNSVDLINSSFALPFCRPEDFPNLWNKITASLRSGGRFCGQLFGDRDTWATTYPNMTHYPKDKVVELLQSFKVEYFEEEEHHGETAIGEQKYWHIFHIIASKK from the coding sequence ATGATTGATTCTTCTGAGAAAAGTACGGTTGATCGTGATTGGTCGGCATATTATCAAGCTGTGGCAGGTCGTCCGCCTCGCGATACTTTACTAAAAGCGCTAGATCTCTTCGATCTAGGAAAATACCCGAAATCATCCCGATTTGCTGTTGATCTTGGTTGTGGCGATGGGCGCGATACGGTGGAACTGCTCAATCGAGGATGGCAGGTATTAGCGATCGATGGGAATGAAGAGGCGATCGCTAAGCTATACGATCGCAAGGACATTGATACAACATGGCTAGAAACTCAGGTGATGCGCTTTGAGTCAATTACTCTACCAAATTCTGTAGATCTAATTAATTCTAGCTTCGCCTTACCCTTTTGCCGTCCTGAAGATTTTCCTAACTTGTGGAATAAAATCACCGCATCACTGCGAAGCGGTGGCAGATTTTGTGGTCAATTATTTGGCGATCGCGATACTTGGGCGACGACTTATCCCAATATGACCCATTATCCAAAAGATAAAGTTGTGGAGCTACTTCAGTCTTTTAAGGTGGAATATTTTGAAGAAGAGGAACATCATGGGGAAACTGCTATTGGCGAACAGAAATACTGGCATATATTCCATATTATAGCTAGTAAGAAGTAG
- a CDS encoding ArsC/Spx/MgsR family protein — MAIIIFYEKPGCVNNTKQKAILHAAGHAVKARNLLTQSWSPETLYQFLKDRPQWEWFNRTAPQIREGEIVPEKLEQQTALELMVKYPILIRRPLIQIGDRYTVGFDLVKLNAWMGLREPQPSVKDLDLETCPRMVTNR; from the coding sequence ATGGCAATCATCATTTTTTATGAGAAACCTGGTTGCGTCAACAATACCAAGCAGAAGGCAATTCTCCATGCTGCTGGTCATGCTGTTAAGGCACGAAATCTCTTGACGCAATCTTGGAGTCCTGAAACTTTATACCAATTTCTTAAGGATCGACCTCAATGGGAATGGTTTAATCGCACGGCTCCACAAATTAGGGAAGGTGAAATTGTGCCTGAGAAGCTCGAGCAGCAGACCGCTTTAGAGCTAATGGTCAAGTACCCGATTCTCATTCGTCGTCCACTAATTCAAATTGGCGATCGCTATACCGTCGGATTTGATTTAGTCAAGCTCAACGCATGGATGGGATTGAGGGAACCTCAACCTAGTGTTAAAGACTTAGATCTGGAAACCTGTCCACGCATGGTTACTAATCGGTGA